The Flexivirga oryzae genome has a segment encoding these proteins:
- a CDS encoding LCP family protein, with protein MSSLWRRRIGVGVVALLVVIVGGGVGLYLHLNGNLRTAAFASHGHETADAAGDTPINLLVIGSDTRASSADCEIGGDCSVTGATSSKATSLAANADVLMVVHISADRTNATVLSIPRDTVMAVPACTDSATGAQETAHTARINSTFQYGADCAASAVHRLTGIAIDHFMVIDFEGVVKMSDAVGGVSVCVNRDVYDPYSHLKLAKGTHTLKGRAALEFLRTRHGFGDGSDIGRTVAQHIFLSSMLRDMESASTLANPVKVLKLANAATSAVTVDPGLGSVKALTSLAYQLSQVPGSRTTFVTAPTTPDPSNPNVVIPASNAPALFARIASDTSLTRATVGASERSTHASSAAAPTPRASTRAGTRTGVGTVAGDDDATTVSSATGCAQVSTERTVTVNGLAMTPTQAYQLAAATPDSAP; from the coding sequence ATGAGTTCCCTGTGGCGTCGTCGGATCGGCGTCGGGGTGGTCGCCCTGCTGGTGGTGATCGTCGGCGGCGGCGTCGGGCTCTATCTGCACCTCAACGGAAACCTGCGCACCGCCGCCTTCGCGTCGCACGGACACGAGACCGCGGACGCTGCGGGCGACACACCGATCAACCTGCTGGTCATCGGATCGGACACGCGTGCCAGCAGCGCGGACTGCGAGATCGGCGGGGACTGCTCGGTCACGGGGGCGACCTCGTCGAAGGCGACGTCGCTCGCGGCGAACGCCGACGTGCTGATGGTCGTGCACATCTCCGCGGATCGCACGAACGCGACGGTGCTGAGCATCCCGCGGGACACCGTGATGGCCGTGCCGGCGTGTACCGACAGCGCCACCGGGGCGCAGGAGACCGCGCACACCGCGCGGATCAACAGCACGTTCCAATACGGTGCCGACTGCGCGGCTTCCGCGGTGCACCGGCTGACCGGCATCGCGATCGATCACTTCATGGTCATCGACTTCGAGGGCGTGGTGAAGATGTCGGATGCCGTCGGCGGGGTGTCGGTGTGCGTGAATCGCGATGTCTACGACCCCTATTCGCATCTGAAGCTGGCCAAGGGGACGCACACCCTGAAGGGGAGGGCGGCCCTGGAGTTCCTGCGGACCCGGCACGGCTTCGGTGACGGCAGCGACATCGGCCGCACGGTGGCGCAACACATCTTCCTGTCCTCGATGTTGCGCGACATGGAAAGTGCGTCGACACTCGCCAACCCGGTCAAAGTGCTCAAGCTCGCCAACGCCGCAACGTCCGCGGTGACGGTCGACCCGGGGCTCGGCAGCGTGAAGGCGCTGACCTCGCTGGCCTACCAGCTCAGCCAGGTGCCGGGCTCCCGCACGACCTTCGTCACGGCGCCGACGACCCCGGACCCGTCGAACCCGAATGTCGTCATACCCGCCTCGAATGCGCCGGCGCTGTTCGCCAGGATCGCCTCCGACACCAGCCTCACCCGGGCGACCGTCGGTGCATCGGAACGGAGCACGCACGCCTCGAGTGCCGCGGCGCCCACGCCGCGGGCGAGCACTCGTGCCGGCACGCGGACCGGCGTCGGGACGGTTGCCGGCGACGACGACGCGACAACGGTGTCGTCGGCGACCGGCTGCGCCCAGGTGAGCACGGAGCGAACGGTCACGGTCAACGGTCTGGCGATGACACCGACCCAGGCGTACCAGCTCGCCGCCGCGACCCCTGACTCGGCGCCGTGA
- a CDS encoding sugar ABC transporter substrate-binding protein codes for MRKGALSTACAVAGIIALAGCGSSSSGGGSGSSGGSSGGGSSAAAGGSTGGSTATGGGSTAASGGSIDGKGAKVGFILPDRQSSNRWISSDPQALKARCKADNLNCDIQNANNSAQQMTTIATTMMNNGVKVLGLVNLDSASAAQIEKTAKSKGIYTIDYDRLTLGGSASLYVSFDNTKVGELQGKTLTQCSQVKGKSAVKYVDLNGAPTDNNATLFKQGYDSVLKKQKGWTKLADQSVPDWDNQKAGIIFTSMLQKNPDMNAVMVANDGMAGSVVTALKKQGLAGKVAVSGQDATVEGLQRIMDGTQCFTIYKPSKLEAFPAVDAAAQLATGQVPKTTQKIKDTQTGRMVPSILATPIAITKANVARPINDGYTPKSTTCTGAYAAKCTAAGVK; via the coding sequence ATGCGCAAAGGTGCGCTCAGCACGGCGTGTGCAGTGGCGGGCATCATCGCTCTGGCCGGCTGTGGAAGCAGCAGCAGTGGCGGCGGCTCCGGCAGCAGCGGCGGCTCCAGCGGTGGCGGGTCGAGTGCCGCAGCCGGCGGGTCGACAGGCGGGTCGACGGCGACCGGTGGCGGGTCGACCGCCGCGTCCGGTGGCTCGATCGACGGGAAGGGCGCCAAGGTCGGCTTCATCCTGCCGGACCGGCAGTCCTCCAACCGGTGGATCTCGTCCGACCCGCAGGCCCTGAAGGCACGCTGCAAGGCCGACAACCTGAACTGCGACATCCAGAACGCCAACAACTCGGCGCAGCAGATGACCACCATCGCGACGACGATGATGAACAACGGCGTCAAAGTGCTCGGGCTGGTCAACCTCGACTCGGCCTCGGCAGCCCAGATCGAGAAGACCGCCAAGTCCAAGGGCATCTACACCATCGACTACGACCGCCTGACCCTCGGCGGCTCCGCCAGTCTGTACGTGTCCTTCGACAACACCAAGGTCGGCGAGTTGCAGGGCAAGACGCTGACGCAGTGCTCGCAGGTCAAGGGCAAGTCCGCGGTCAAGTACGTCGACCTCAACGGTGCGCCGACCGACAACAACGCGACCCTCTTCAAGCAGGGTTATGACTCGGTGCTGAAGAAGCAGAAGGGCTGGACGAAGCTCGCCGACCAGTCGGTCCCCGACTGGGACAACCAGAAGGCCGGCATCATCTTCACCTCGATGCTGCAGAAGAACCCGGACATGAACGCCGTGATGGTCGCCAACGACGGTATGGCGGGCTCGGTCGTCACCGCCCTGAAGAAGCAGGGACTGGCCGGCAAGGTGGCGGTCTCCGGACAGGACGCCACCGTCGAGGGTCTGCAGCGGATCATGGACGGCACCCAGTGCTTCACGATCTACAAGCCGTCGAAGCTGGAGGCCTTCCCGGCGGTCGACGCTGCCGCCCAGCTGGCCACCGGCCAGGTGCCGAAGACCACCCAGAAGATCAAGGACACCCAGACCGGCCGTATGGTCCCCTCGATCCTGGCGACCCCGATCGCCATCACGAAGGCCAACGTCGCGCGGCCGATCAACGACGGCTACACGCCGAAGTCGACGACCTGCACGGGTGCCTACGCCGCGAAGTGCACCGCGGCGGGTGTCAAGTAA
- the fabF gene encoding beta-ketoacyl-ACP synthase II yields MSERKRVVITGLGATTPIGGTAPETWEALLAGESGAKPLPPEWLERYELPVTFAASLKQDPSEVLPKVEIRRADPFAQYAMIAAREAWADAGSPEVEPERLLAAVGTGIGGVHTLLAQYDVLKEKGPRRVYPLTVPMLMPNAASGNISLEFKARAGAHTAVSACASGAESMGMAANMIREGRADVAIAGGTEAAIHPLPIAGFAASQALSKRNDDPQGASRPWAVDRDGFLLGEGAGVVVLESYEHAIARGAKIYAEFGGLGMSADAYHITAGDPEGVGQARAMNEAIDNTGLQPSDLVHVNAHATSTPVGDAAEITSIKRAFGSAVDGVCLTGTKSMTGHLLGAAGAIEAVILAQTLHNRVVPQTINTTEVDPEIDLDLVIDGHRKLPDGDLAAMSNAFGFGGHNIAIVLKSV; encoded by the coding sequence ATGAGTGAGCGCAAGCGCGTCGTCATCACCGGCCTCGGCGCCACCACGCCGATCGGTGGCACGGCCCCGGAGACCTGGGAAGCACTGCTTGCCGGCGAGTCCGGTGCCAAGCCGCTGCCCCCGGAGTGGCTCGAGCGTTACGAGTTGCCCGTCACCTTCGCCGCGAGCCTCAAGCAGGATCCCAGCGAGGTGCTGCCCAAGGTCGAGATCCGCCGCGCGGATCCGTTCGCGCAGTACGCCATGATCGCCGCGCGCGAGGCATGGGCGGACGCAGGGTCGCCCGAGGTGGAACCGGAGCGGCTGCTCGCGGCCGTCGGCACCGGCATCGGCGGCGTCCACACGCTGCTCGCGCAGTACGACGTGCTGAAGGAGAAGGGCCCGCGGCGGGTCTACCCGCTGACCGTGCCGATGCTGATGCCCAACGCAGCCTCCGGCAACATCTCCCTGGAGTTCAAGGCCCGGGCGGGTGCGCACACCGCCGTCTCGGCGTGCGCCTCCGGCGCCGAGTCGATGGGTATGGCGGCCAACATGATCCGCGAGGGTCGCGCCGACGTCGCGATCGCCGGCGGCACCGAGGCCGCCATCCACCCGCTGCCGATCGCCGGCTTCGCGGCCTCGCAGGCGCTGTCCAAGCGCAACGACGACCCGCAGGGTGCCTCCCGGCCGTGGGCCGTGGACCGCGACGGTTTCCTCCTCGGCGAGGGCGCGGGCGTTGTCGTGCTGGAGTCCTACGAGCACGCGATCGCCCGCGGCGCGAAGATCTACGCCGAGTTCGGCGGCCTGGGTATGTCGGCCGACGCCTACCACATCACCGCCGGTGACCCCGAGGGCGTCGGTCAGGCGCGCGCCATGAACGAGGCGATCGACAACACCGGGCTGCAGCCGTCGGACCTCGTCCACGTCAACGCACACGCCACGTCCACCCCGGTCGGCGACGCAGCCGAGATCACCTCGATCAAGCGGGCCTTCGGCAGCGCCGTCGACGGCGTCTGCCTCACCGGCACCAAGTCGATGACCGGTCACCTGCTGGGTGCCGCGGGAGCGATCGAGGCGGTCATCCTCGCCCAGACGCTGCACAACCGGGTCGTGCCGCAGACGATCAACACCACCGAGGTGGACCCGGAGATCGACCTCGACCTGGTCATCGACGGTCACCGGAAGCTGCCGGACGGCGACCTGGCCGCGATGAGCAACGCCTTCGGCTTCGGCGGGCACAACATCGCGATCGTGCTGAAGTCCGTCTGA
- a CDS encoding DUF3145 domain-containing protein: MSAANARAVTRGVVFVHSTPAALCPHIGWALESVLGAAAPIEWIKQPVAPGTVRTELSWMGEPGTGAKLASTLRGWVDVRYEVTEEPSPGCDGSRWSHTPALGIHHAWTAASGDVVVGEDRLRSALAASKGDPELFRAEMAELLGTAWDQELEPFRYAGEGAPVRWLHRVS; this comes from the coding sequence ATGTCTGCCGCTAATGCGCGTGCCGTGACCCGCGGGGTGGTGTTCGTACACTCCACCCCGGCCGCGCTCTGCCCCCATATCGGGTGGGCGCTGGAGAGCGTGCTCGGCGCGGCCGCACCCATCGAGTGGATCAAGCAGCCGGTGGCGCCGGGCACGGTGCGCACCGAACTGTCCTGGATGGGCGAGCCCGGCACCGGGGCCAAGCTGGCCAGCACACTGCGCGGCTGGGTCGACGTCCGCTACGAGGTCACCGAGGAGCCCAGCCCCGGCTGTGACGGCTCACGCTGGTCGCACACGCCGGCACTCGGCATACATCACGCATGGACCGCCGCGTCGGGGGACGTGGTCGTGGGTGAGGACCGGCTGCGTTCCGCGCTCGCGGCGAGCAAGGGTGACCCGGAGTTGTTCCGCGCCGAGATGGCCGAGCTGCTCGGCACCGCCTGGGACCAGGAGCTCGAGCCGTTCCGGTATGCCGGGGAGGGCGCGCCGGTGCGCTGGCTGCACCGCGTCTCCTGA
- a CDS encoding SigE family RNA polymerase sigma factor gives MRRRDDTAFVRFVDDRSTQLLRMAYLLSGDQHLAEELVQETLERVYVRWGRLRQGQEMAYARRVLTNLRTDRWRRVRREVVTDELPESAAASRDSTADRDLLLRALGTLADREREIVVLRYYCDQSENSVAECLGISTGTVKSTASRALAKLRTQLDRPEVTR, from the coding sequence ATGCGGCGGCGGGATGACACCGCCTTCGTGCGATTCGTCGACGACAGGTCGACGCAGCTGCTGCGGATGGCCTACCTGCTGAGCGGGGACCAGCACCTGGCCGAGGAACTCGTCCAGGAGACGCTGGAGCGGGTCTACGTCCGCTGGGGCCGACTGCGCCAGGGCCAGGAGATGGCCTATGCGCGCCGGGTGCTGACCAACCTGCGCACCGACCGGTGGCGCCGGGTCCGGCGCGAGGTCGTCACCGACGAACTCCCGGAGAGCGCCGCAGCCAGTCGCGACAGCACCGCCGACCGCGACCTGCTGCTGCGCGCGCTCGGGACACTCGCCGACCGCGAGCGCGAAATCGTCGTACTGCGCTACTACTGCGACCAGTCGGAGAACTCGGTCGCCGAGTGCCTGGGCATCAGCACCGGCACGGTCAAGAGCACCGCGTCCCGCGCGCTCGCCAAGTTGCGCACCCAGCTCGATCGTCCGGAGGTGACGCGATGA